From Bufo gargarizans isolate SCDJY-AF-19 chromosome 10, ASM1485885v1, whole genome shotgun sequence, the proteins below share one genomic window:
- the LOC122920325 gene encoding adhesion G-protein coupled receptor G1-like: MSLVFLLLLLHGAVPSMRALSLCGWRRQEIGGNNLRYCGSSGENTLSVVNTEEALMVRSPLLTSGDILLQSQPGPYTFCVHWVPALRLLNFSYGVTKSWNVSARPQPKSNLPPSEAQPPSFTCEPSYLLINVTINGQPVGNSCNFSFPLQPSYTDAKSVEHEISQVADYLDKDNFFDTGQVFRGWIDATLSKVTFDEDRRYFGKGSLQAAVYKLHSAEVLSSLPDHLGISLSFPKELLETMDPGTRLQVVRIRSSGALFQDAANSTVLDSQVVGVTLEGRPVSNLPEDIVITFYHQPLQVKSSVVCVFWDELSENWRTDGCRTVPGEGHTDCRCNHLTYFALLMQVPGAVIPEVHLISLSVLTFAGCSISAICCFFTVIWICCSGKMQSNPTLQIHVNLLGAVLLLDLGFIVSAVLGALEEQGPCIGAAATLHFALLGTFSWMAIEGFNLYRLVVKVFPASSLTTMKLALVGWGVPVLIVGAMLLMESYGVYHIAVERPSSYNSTASICWLTEPIIQLLNLGFCAAILLFNFCMMVAMTRRVLRLSAHTRAEKIRHCVTLLGLSCMLGLPWGLAFFSHGALYLPIQYIFSILNALQGLFIFLWYCTLSQPSAKKPSHSSDCTSATPASPRADQSLSSDHKKLLG, encoded by the exons GGGCGGTGCCAAGTATGCGAGCGCTGTCACTGTGCGGATGGAGGAGGCAGGAGATTGGCGGAAACAACCTGCGATATTGTGGCAGCTCTGGAGAAAATACGCTGAGCGTGGTGAACACAGAGGAGGCCCTGATGGTGCGTTCTCCTCTCCTCACCTCTGGGGACATCCTCCTGCAGTCGCAGCCCGGCCCTTATACGTTCTGCGTGCACTGGGTTCCTGCCCTGCGCCTCCTCAACTTCAGCTATGGAGTGACCAAGTCATGGAATGTATCGGCCAGGCCCCAGCCCAAGAGTAACCTGCCCCCGTCAGAAGCACAACCCCCATCATTCACTTGCGAGCCCAGCTACCTGCTCATCAATGTCACCATCAATGGGCAACCAGTGGGGAACTCCTGCAACTTCAGCTTCCCCCTCCAACCCAGCTACACAG ATGCTAAGAGTGTGGAGCATGAGATCTCACAAGTTGCCGACTATTTGGACAAGGACAATTTCTTTGACACTGGACAAGT GTTCCGTGGCTGGATTGATGCAACGTTGTCCAAGGTGACATTTGATGAGGACAGGCGCTATTTTGGGAAGGGCTCTCTACAGGCGGCTGTATATAAGCTGcattctgctgaggtg CTGAGTTCTCTCCCTGATCATCTGGGCATTTCTTTGTCTTTTCCCAAAGAGCTGCTGGAAACGATGGACCCTGGTACTCGGCTGCAGGTTGTCCGAATCCGCAGCTCTGGAGCGCTCTTCCAG GATGCTGCAAACAGCACAGTCCTGGACAGTCAGGTGGTCGGCGTCACCCTGGAGGGAAGACCCGTCTCTAACCTTCCTGAAGACATTGtcatcaccttttaccaccagccCTTACAG GTGAAATCGTCTGTGGTCTGCGTGTTCTGGGATG AGTTGTCCGAAAACTGGAGGACGGATGGATGCCGCACGGTGCCTGGTGAGGGCCACACCGACTGCAGGTGTAACCACCTGACATACTTCGCACTGCTGATG CAGGTGCCCGGGGCCGTCATCCCGGAGGTCCACCTCATCTCGCTGTCGGTCCTGACATTCGCTGGATGCAGCATCTCCGCCATCTGCTGCTTCTTCACAGTCATCTGGATCTGCTGCTCCGG GAAGATGCAGTCGAACCCCACGTTGCAGATCCATGTGAacctgttgggggcagtgcttcTTTTGGACCTGGGCTTCATCGTGAGTGCTGTGCTGGGGGCCCTGGAGGAGCAGGGCCCCTGCATCGGAGCAGCGGCCACTCTGCACTTTGCTCTGCTCGGCACTTTCTCCTGGATGGCCATTGAAGGCTTCAACCTTTACCGGCTCGTAGTCAAGGTCTTCCCGGCCTCCTCTCTCACCACTATGAAGCTGGCCCTGGTGGGCTGGG GGGTCCCTGTCCTTATTGTGGGTGCCATGTTGTTGATGGAGAGTTATGGGGTTTATCACATCGCCGTGGAGCGACCGTCTTCCTACAACTCCACAGCCTCCAT CTGTTGGCTGACGGAGCCCATCATCCAGCTGCTGAATCTGGGCTTCTGCGCTGCCATCCTCCTGTTTAACTTCTGTATGATGGTGGCCATGACCCGCCGCGTCCTGCGACTCTCCGCACACACAAGAGCAGAGAAGATCCGCCATTGTGTCACGTTGCTGGGGCTCAGCTGCATGTTGGGCCTGCCATGGGGCCTGGCCTTTTTCTCACATGGAGCCCTTTACCTGCCCATACAATATATCTTCAGCATCCTGAACGCCTTGCAAG